Proteins encoded in a region of the Catalinimonas alkaloidigena genome:
- a CDS encoding acetate/propionate family kinase, producing the protein MNIFVINSGSSSIKYQLFQMPGESPLCNGIVERIGQERGEITHKVYRNGTEDETKTTAAFADHGAALEAVMQLLTDAQHGVLHDPGEIEAVGHRVVHGGERFSEATVVTEEVKQEIERLASLAPLHNPPNLLGIRVAEQIFPRAQQVVVFDTAFHQTMPERAFRYAIPNEFYRQQHIRVYGFHGTSHKYVAERATDYLGKADARLITLHLGNGCSMAAVRGGKSLETSMGFTPMNGLVMGTRCGDIDPSVLFYLINDRGYDPEQLNTLLNKQSGMLGLTGHSDMRDIARAMDDGNPEAALAYAMYTYRIRKYIGAYGAVLNGLDALVFTAGVGENDARTRAMACADLDFLGIRLDAAKNEARARHLREINVPDAPIKILVVPTNEELEIARQCFGLLKD; encoded by the coding sequence ATGAACATTTTCGTGATCAATTCCGGCAGTAGCTCCATCAAGTACCAACTGTTTCAGATGCCGGGCGAGTCGCCCCTCTGCAATGGGATCGTCGAGCGAATCGGGCAGGAGCGGGGCGAGATCACCCACAAGGTGTACCGAAACGGAACGGAAGACGAGACGAAAACGACGGCGGCGTTTGCCGACCACGGGGCGGCCCTGGAAGCGGTGATGCAACTCCTGACCGACGCTCAGCATGGCGTCCTTCACGATCCCGGCGAGATTGAGGCGGTGGGGCATCGGGTGGTCCACGGGGGGGAGCGCTTTTCGGAAGCGACGGTGGTGACGGAAGAGGTAAAACAAGAGATTGAGCGCCTGGCTTCGCTCGCGCCGTTGCACAATCCACCGAATCTGCTGGGCATTCGGGTGGCCGAGCAAATCTTTCCGCGGGCGCAACAGGTAGTCGTCTTCGACACGGCCTTTCACCAGACCATGCCCGAGCGGGCGTTTCGTTACGCCATTCCGAACGAATTTTACCGCCAGCAGCACATCCGCGTGTACGGTTTCCACGGCACCAGCCACAAGTACGTCGCCGAACGGGCGACAGACTACCTGGGCAAGGCCGATGCCCGGCTCATCACCCTGCACCTGGGGAACGGCTGTAGCATGGCGGCGGTGCGCGGAGGGAAGTCGCTGGAGACGAGCATGGGCTTCACGCCGATGAACGGCCTCGTCATGGGCACCCGCTGTGGCGACATCGATCCGTCGGTGCTTTTCTACCTGATCAACGACCGGGGCTACGACCCTGAGCAACTCAACACGCTTCTGAACAAGCAGAGCGGCATGCTGGGTCTGACCGGACACAGCGACATGCGCGACATTGCCCGGGCGATGGACGACGGGAACCCGGAGGCCGCACTGGCCTACGCGATGTACACCTACCGCATTCGCAAGTACATCGGGGCGTATGGGGCGGTGCTCAACGGACTGGATGCGCTCGTTTTCACGGCCGGGGTGGGCGAGAACGATGCCCGCACCCGCGCAATGGCCTGCGCCGACCTCGATTTTCTGGGCATTCGCCTGGATGCCGCCAAAAACGAAGCCCGCGCCCGACACCTCCGCGAAATCAACGTGCCAGACGCGCCCATCAAAATTCTGGTCGTTCCTACCAACGAAGAACTGGAAATCGCCCGGCAATGCTTCGGGTTGTTAAAGGACTAG
- a CDS encoding DUF1593 domain-containing protein, protein MLPSLPRLVWLLLLCSWTAVAATAAPKPRTVVTTDGEVDDVDTFIRMLLYANEFDLEALVYSSSQWHYAGDGQGTRFTSEMPNTAKRYGERTELRWPGTDWMERYIDQYAEVYPTLKQHADGYPTPDYLKSIVRVGNIEFEGEMEKVTPGSEFIKQLLLDDEPGPLYLQIWGGTNTVARALKSIEEEYQGTPQWGQIYRKVSDKAVLYTVLDQDATYQKYVAPHWPEIRVFYNSDQFWSFAYLWPRVVPAELKTYLRGTWFAEHIKFDHGPLLASYFLWGDGQQIKGDPEHTHGQPDAGKQYGLQQYDFISEGDSPAYFFLLDVGLRSREDPSYGGWGGRMVPSPTNPRRWEDGPQVKDYNPYVDSAETTYPQTRWIDVIQNDFAARADWCVQSYEEANHAPTVSVKHALDLTAKPGQKLTLKGAAQDPDGDPVQFRWWQYQEAGTYPGNVTLLKPEQTQAAVTVPADAKPGQTIHLILEGTDGGSPALTRYQRVIVTVK, encoded by the coding sequence ATGCTCCCTTCCTTGCCCCGCCTGGTCTGGCTGCTTCTGTTGTGCAGCTGGACCGCTGTTGCCGCGACGGCCGCACCCAAACCCCGCACAGTGGTCACCACCGACGGCGAAGTCGACGACGTCGATACCTTCATTCGCATGTTGCTCTACGCCAACGAGTTCGACCTGGAAGCGCTGGTCTACAGCAGCTCGCAGTGGCACTACGCCGGCGACGGTCAGGGCACCCGCTTTACCTCCGAGATGCCCAATACGGCGAAGCGATACGGCGAGCGGACGGAACTGCGTTGGCCCGGTACCGACTGGATGGAACGCTACATCGATCAGTATGCCGAAGTGTACCCCACGCTGAAGCAACACGCCGACGGCTACCCCACGCCCGACTACCTGAAAAGCATCGTTCGGGTGGGGAACATCGAGTTCGAAGGGGAGATGGAAAAGGTGACGCCTGGCTCGGAATTTATCAAGCAGTTGCTGCTGGACGATGAACCGGGGCCGCTCTACCTGCAGATTTGGGGCGGCACGAACACGGTGGCGCGGGCGCTGAAGTCGATCGAGGAGGAATACCAGGGTACGCCGCAGTGGGGCCAAATTTACCGGAAAGTGTCGGACAAGGCGGTGCTCTATACGGTGCTCGACCAGGATGCCACCTACCAGAAATACGTCGCGCCGCACTGGCCCGAAATCCGCGTGTTTTACAATTCCGATCAGTTCTGGAGCTTCGCGTACCTGTGGCCGCGCGTGGTGCCCGCCGAGCTGAAGACCTACCTGCGTGGAACGTGGTTTGCCGAGCACATCAAGTTCGATCACGGTCCGCTGCTGGCGTCGTATTTCCTCTGGGGCGACGGGCAGCAGATCAAAGGCGACCCGGAGCATACGCACGGGCAGCCCGACGCCGGAAAGCAGTATGGACTGCAGCAGTATGACTTCATCTCCGAAGGCGATTCACCGGCCTATTTCTTTCTGCTGGACGTCGGCTTGCGGAGTCGCGAAGACCCGTCGTACGGCGGATGGGGCGGACGCATGGTGCCCTCGCCGACCAACCCCCGCCGCTGGGAAGATGGTCCCCAGGTGAAAGATTACAACCCCTACGTCGACTCGGCCGAGACGACCTATCCGCAGACGCGCTGGATCGATGTGATTCAGAATGACTTCGCCGCTCGTGCCGACTGGTGCGTTCAGTCCTACGAGGAGGCCAATCACGCGCCGACCGTCTCGGTAAAGCATGCGCTGGACCTCACCGCCAAACCCGGCCAGAAACTCACCTTGAAAGGCGCTGCCCAGGACCCCGACGGCGATCCGGTCCAGTTTCGCTGGTGGCAGTACCAGGAGGCGGGCACGTATCCGGGAAACGTCACCCTTCTAAAACCTGAGCAGACCCAGGCGGCCGTTACCGTTCCCGCCGATGCGAAACCCGGCCAGACGATTCACCTCATCCTGGAAGGCACCGACGGCGGCTCGCCGGCCCTCACCCGCTACCAACGCGTCATCGTCACGGTGAAGTAG
- a CDS encoding family 78 glycoside hydrolase catalytic domain: MKQPLRVLLLLVLLPLALRAQEVMFEAERPGWLQKAEQYKPNLQETIHRPLHTVRLVEDAAAFQGWKAVEALPMDSVYERSFKGQSGVVLDFGEHLTGYFSFSLAALRGTSDAPSRFRLTFGEVPSELATPFDPYPGSLSRAWLQDEVITVMHIPDTITLERRMSFRYLKIELLGSSPYFDFRIADLQFRAVTSVGEMPPALAAGTDPLVTQIDSIGLLTLKECMQTVYEDGPKRDRRLWIGDLYLESLANVYSFQNHDLTKRCFYLLAGLCREDGFLYSNAFETPEPHAQRGAPFLFDYSLLYNVSLYDYLQATGDRATAEDLWPVAKRQMDHITTYLNDEGLFDHQTATANRWWLFVDWNDQLDRQASLQGIMILAMKRTYALAQQLGREGEVTQLPGLIKTMTNAARKHLYQKGTGLFVSGPDRQVSYASQAWMILSGVATKAQGKRALRALQTQPNAVRPGAPYLYHYYVEALIACGLTDEARTAVVEYWGGMVKKGADTFWEVYDPTNERLSPYNFFPVNSYCHAWSCTPVYFIRKYPEIFQR; the protein is encoded by the coding sequence ATGAAACAACCTTTACGCGTATTGCTACTGCTTGTCTTGCTTCCGCTGGCGCTTCGGGCGCAGGAGGTGATGTTTGAGGCCGAGCGCCCCGGCTGGCTGCAAAAGGCCGAACAGTACAAACCGAACTTGCAGGAGACGATCCACCGCCCGCTGCATACCGTCCGGCTGGTGGAAGATGCGGCGGCATTTCAGGGCTGGAAGGCAGTAGAGGCACTGCCGATGGACAGCGTCTACGAGCGTTCATTTAAGGGGCAGTCGGGTGTGGTGCTGGACTTCGGTGAGCACCTGACGGGTTACTTCTCTTTTTCGCTGGCGGCCCTGCGCGGCACGTCCGACGCGCCGTCCCGCTTCCGCCTCACGTTCGGCGAGGTGCCGTCGGAACTGGCGACACCGTTCGATCCCTATCCCGGTTCGCTGAGCCGGGCGTGGTTGCAGGACGAAGTCATCACCGTGATGCACATTCCCGATACGATCACGCTGGAGCGGCGCATGTCGTTTCGCTACCTGAAGATTGAGCTGCTGGGCAGTTCGCCCTACTTCGATTTCCGCATCGCCGACCTGCAGTTCCGGGCGGTGACGTCGGTCGGGGAGATGCCGCCGGCGCTGGCTGCGGGGACCGATCCGCTCGTCACGCAGATCGACAGCATCGGGTTGCTGACCCTGAAAGAGTGCATGCAGACGGTCTACGAAGACGGACCGAAGCGCGACCGCCGTCTCTGGATCGGCGATCTGTACCTGGAATCGCTCGCCAACGTCTATTCGTTTCAGAACCACGACCTCACCAAACGGTGCTTTTACCTGCTGGCGGGGCTGTGCCGGGAAGATGGGTTCCTCTATTCCAACGCCTTCGAGACGCCCGAGCCTCATGCGCAACGCGGCGCGCCCTTCCTGTTCGACTATTCGTTGCTCTACAACGTATCGCTCTACGACTACCTGCAAGCCACCGGCGACCGCGCCACCGCCGAAGACCTCTGGCCCGTGGCCAAACGGCAGATGGACCACATCACCACGTACCTGAACGATGAGGGTTTGTTCGATCATCAGACGGCGACGGCCAACCGCTGGTGGTTGTTTGTGGATTGGAACGACCAACTCGACCGGCAGGCGTCCCTGCAGGGCATCATGATTTTGGCGATGAAACGGACGTACGCGCTGGCGCAGCAACTCGGCCGGGAAGGGGAGGTAACGCAACTGCCCGGGCTCATCAAAACCATGACCAACGCCGCCCGGAAGCATCTGTACCAGAAAGGGACGGGTTTGTTCGTCAGTGGACCCGACCGGCAGGTATCGTATGCCTCGCAGGCGTGGATGATCTTGAGCGGGGTAGCCACCAAAGCACAAGGGAAACGCGCCCTGCGTGCGTTGCAGACCCAGCCGAACGCCGTGCGGCCCGGCGCACCCTATTTGTACCACTATTACGTGGAAGCGCTGATTGCCTGCGGGTTGACGGACGAAGCCCGCACCGCCGTTGTCGAGTACTGGGGCGGCATGGTGAAGAAGGGCGCGGATACGTTCTGGGAAGTCTACGACCCGACGAACGAGCGCCTGTCTCCTTACAATTTCTTTCCGGTCAACAGCTACTGCCACGCCTGGAGCTGCACACCCGTCTACTTCATCCGCAAGTACCCGGAGATTTTTCAGCGGTAG
- a CDS encoding DoxX family protein, with amino-acid sequence MDTIVRLNKWANAHTNVGFDFLRIALGGFLFYKGIDFMTQTEQIIRVLDPIDTFGWTMIIVHYIAMVHLFGGLLIAIGLLTRLSILIQLPILIAAVLLNFIGDMNVSNLVQASAALLLSCFFLVYGSGKHSADYMLKMRQ; translated from the coding sequence ATGGATACCATCGTCAGACTCAACAAGTGGGCCAATGCCCACACCAACGTCGGCTTCGATTTTCTCCGCATCGCCCTGGGGGGCTTCCTTTTCTACAAGGGCATCGATTTCATGACGCAAACCGAACAGATTATCCGCGTGCTCGATCCGATCGACACGTTCGGCTGGACCATGATCATCGTCCACTACATCGCGATGGTACACCTGTTCGGTGGGCTGCTGATTGCCATCGGGCTGCTGACCCGCCTCAGCATTCTGATTCAACTGCCGATCCTGATCGCGGCCGTGCTGCTCAACTTCATCGGCGACATGAACGTGAGCAACCTGGTGCAGGCCTCAGCTGCCTTGTTGCTGTCCTGCTTCTTTCTGGTGTACGGCTCGGGCAAACACTCCGCCGACTACATGCTGAAGATGCGTCAGTAA
- a CDS encoding GNAT family N-acetyltransferase, which translates to MTRLETDRLVLTELTLADAPFMLHLLNTPAWLQYIGDRGVRTVDQAETYLLKGALRSYETSGFGFYRTALKTDDTPIGICGLVKRDFLDDVDIGFAFLPAYVGQGYGFEAAQATLTYATQTLGFRRLVGIVSEQNQPSVRLLQKLGFRYERHMRVPGEDKEVLLLGQTW; encoded by the coding sequence ATGACCCGACTTGAGACCGACCGCCTGGTGCTGACCGAACTCACCCTGGCCGATGCGCCCTTCATGCTCCACCTGCTCAACACGCCTGCCTGGTTGCAATACATCGGCGACCGGGGCGTGCGCACGGTCGATCAGGCCGAAACGTATCTCCTCAAAGGCGCGCTCCGCAGCTACGAAACCAGCGGCTTTGGTTTCTACCGCACGGCCCTGAAAACGGACGACACGCCCATCGGCATCTGCGGCCTGGTCAAACGCGATTTCCTGGACGACGTTGACATCGGGTTTGCGTTTCTGCCGGCGTACGTCGGGCAGGGCTATGGCTTTGAGGCCGCGCAGGCCACACTGACGTACGCCACGCAGACCCTCGGTTTCCGGCGGCTGGTCGGCATCGTGTCCGAGCAAAACCAACCCTCCGTACGGCTGCTGCAAAAGCTGGGCTTCCGCTACGAACGACACATGCGCGTACCCGGCGAAGACAAAGAAGTGCTGTTGCTGGGGCAGACGTGGTAG
- a CDS encoding group III truncated hemoglobin yields the protein MPEPRPDIQTRADIERMVQTFYGKVNEDGVLAPIFNGVAAVDWEHHLPVMYQFWASMLLGERSYQGNPFRKHVPLPINALHFARWLNLFHATIDELFAGPVADEAKQRATHIGRVFQFKLAQLHR from the coding sequence ATGCCCGAACCTCGCCCCGACATTCAGACCCGCGCCGACATCGAACGGATGGTGCAGACGTTTTACGGAAAGGTAAACGAAGACGGCGTGCTGGCCCCGATTTTCAACGGTGTGGCGGCCGTCGACTGGGAGCATCATTTGCCCGTTATGTACCAGTTCTGGGCCTCGATGCTGCTGGGCGAGCGCAGCTATCAGGGCAATCCGTTTCGTAAACACGTGCCGCTGCCCATCAACGCGCTGCACTTTGCCCGCTGGTTGAACCTGTTCCACGCCACCATCGACGAGCTTTTTGCCGGCCCGGTCGCCGACGAAGCCAAGCAACGCGCCACGCACATCGGGCGGGTGTTTCAGTTCAAACTGGCGCAACTGCACCGGTAA
- a CDS encoding Tex family protein codes for MNHFEKIAAELQLTPSQVETTVRLLDEGATVPFLARYRKEATGSLDEVAIANVRDRVQQLRELDQRRDSILKSLETNGHLTDELREKVEQAETLSSLEDLYLPYRPKRRTRATIAKEKGLEPLAYRLYLQDQFDLTEAAQVFIDPEKGVTNVDEALAGARDILAEQIAEEADARAAIRELFLKEGTIRSRVVPGKEEEGQKYKDYFEWEERLAEAPSHRVLALRRGEKESILLLDIEPEEEEALNRLERHFIHATTPAADQMRMAIKDGYKRLMKPSLETEVRLQSKLKADETAIRVFADNLRELLLTAPLGQKRVLALDPGFRTGCKVVCLDAQGKLLHHTVIYPHEPQRQTARSEATLKQLVAEYNIEAIAIGNGTASRETETFVRGLDLPGRPLVVVVNESGASIYSASAVAREEFPDQDVTVRGAVSIGRRLMDPLAELVKIDAKSIGVGQYQHDVDQTALKNSLDETVVSCVSRVGVEVNTASKQLLTYVAGLGPSLANNIVTYRNEHGPFPDRQSLKKVPRLGEKAFEQAAGFLRIRGGESPLDASAVHPESYPLVEWMANDLGCDISQLMRDASLRQKIDLNRYVTATVGLPTLRDILDELAKPGRDPREQFQAFQFTEGVNSIQDLRVGMRLPGIVTNVTAFGAFVDVGVHQDGLVHISQLADRYVGDPNEVVKVQQQVEVTVIEVDVARKRISLSMKKEEAPAAKDAAPKEKRDKGGRPTGKPQNEKKGQGGGRNRPERSQKSDLSMEEKLAMLRSKFGKE; via the coding sequence ATGAACCATTTTGAAAAAATTGCTGCCGAGTTGCAGCTGACTCCTTCCCAGGTGGAAACCACCGTTCGGTTGCTGGACGAAGGAGCCACGGTCCCTTTCCTGGCCCGCTACCGCAAAGAAGCGACCGGTAGTCTCGACGAAGTCGCCATCGCGAACGTGCGCGACCGCGTGCAGCAGCTGCGTGAGTTGGACCAGCGGCGGGACTCGATCTTGAAATCGCTGGAGACCAACGGCCACCTAACCGACGAATTGCGCGAGAAGGTAGAACAGGCCGAAACGCTGTCGTCGCTCGAAGACTTGTACCTGCCGTACCGCCCGAAGCGCCGCACCCGCGCCACCATCGCCAAGGAAAAAGGATTGGAGCCGCTGGCATATCGGCTGTATTTGCAGGATCAGTTCGACCTGACCGAAGCTGCCCAGGTCTTTATCGATCCGGAAAAAGGCGTCACCAACGTCGACGAAGCGTTGGCCGGGGCGCGCGACATTCTGGCGGAACAGATTGCCGAAGAGGCCGACGCACGTGCCGCCATTCGGGAATTGTTCCTGAAGGAGGGCACGATTCGCAGCCGCGTGGTGCCGGGAAAAGAAGAAGAAGGTCAGAAGTACAAAGATTACTTCGAGTGGGAAGAGCGCCTTGCCGAGGCGCCGTCGCACCGGGTACTGGCCCTGCGCCGGGGGGAGAAAGAAAGCATTCTGCTGCTCGACATCGAGCCGGAAGAAGAGGAGGCCCTGAACCGCCTCGAACGGCACTTCATTCACGCCACGACGCCCGCCGCCGACCAAATGCGGATGGCGATCAAAGACGGGTACAAGCGCCTGATGAAGCCTTCGCTCGAAACGGAAGTGCGCCTGCAAAGCAAACTGAAGGCCGACGAAACGGCCATTCGGGTGTTTGCCGACAACCTGCGCGAACTGCTGCTGACCGCGCCGCTGGGACAAAAACGTGTGCTGGCGCTCGACCCTGGTTTTCGGACGGGCTGTAAGGTCGTCTGCCTCGATGCACAAGGCAAACTGCTGCACCATACGGTCATCTACCCGCACGAGCCGCAGCGTCAGACCGCCCGCTCGGAAGCCACGCTCAAGCAATTAGTGGCGGAGTACAACATCGAAGCCATTGCCATCGGGAACGGTACCGCCAGCCGCGAGACCGAAACGTTTGTGCGCGGCCTCGACCTGCCGGGGCGTCCGCTCGTGGTGGTGGTGAACGAAAGTGGCGCGTCGATCTACTCGGCGTCGGCCGTGGCGCGTGAAGAATTTCCCGACCAGGATGTGACCGTCCGCGGTGCGGTGTCGATCGGTCGCCGGTTGATGGACCCCCTTGCCGAACTCGTAAAGATCGATGCCAAGTCGATCGGGGTGGGGCAGTATCAGCACGACGTGGACCAGACTGCGCTGAAAAACAGCCTCGACGAAACGGTGGTAAGTTGCGTGAGCCGCGTGGGGGTTGAGGTAAATACGGCCAGCAAGCAACTGCTGACCTACGTGGCGGGGCTGGGGCCTTCGCTGGCGAACAACATCGTTACCTATCGCAACGAACACGGCCCGTTCCCGGACCGGCAGTCGCTGAAAAAAGTCCCCCGGCTGGGCGAAAAGGCGTTTGAACAGGCCGCAGGCTTCCTGCGCATCCGGGGCGGTGAATCGCCGCTCGACGCCAGCGCCGTCCACCCCGAAAGCTACCCGCTGGTCGAATGGATGGCCAACGACCTGGGCTGTGACATTTCGCAACTGATGCGCGATGCCTCGCTCCGGCAAAAAATCGACCTGAACCGGTACGTGACCGCGACGGTGGGGCTGCCTACGCTCCGCGATATCCTGGACGAACTTGCCAAGCCGGGCCGCGATCCGCGCGAGCAGTTCCAGGCCTTCCAGTTTACCGAAGGTGTCAACAGCATCCAGGACCTGCGCGTCGGGATGCGCCTGCCGGGCATCGTCACCAACGTAACCGCCTTCGGTGCGTTTGTCGACGTCGGGGTGCACCAGGACGGCCTCGTGCACATCAGCCAGCTGGCCGACCGCTACGTGGGCGATCCGAACGAAGTGGTGAAGGTACAGCAGCAGGTAGAAGTGACGGTGATCGAAGTCGATGTCGCTCGCAAGCGCATTTCCCTGTCCATGAAGAAAGAAGAAGCGCCCGCAGCCAAAGACGCGGCGCCCAAAGAAAAGCGCGACAAAGGCGGCCGCCCTACGGGGAAGCCGCAAAACGAGAAAAAAGGACAGGGCGGCGGCCGCAACCGGCCGGAGCGTTCGCAGAAGTCCGACTTGTCGATGGAAGAAAAACTGGCGATGCTCCGCTCTAAATTTGGCAAGGAGTAG
- a CDS encoding sulfotransferase family 2 domain-containing protein: MAPQLLRNLYHTVTDKAAYLKGVYDIRKHKFWFIDIPRTSSSSIKVELSHQFGPSYGKTNLLEKKFAQKSAFKDHRTAQEMQQVLGRALWDEIFKFTLVRNPWDRMVSLYAYRRKKGTIPPDLSFRDLVLQFNSPRYMLAHALHARHSYYYPQVDFLQDAQGKMMVDFVGRYENREEDLKVIAERLGCPGLGRLLLQSAKPTKHYATFYDEETREIIRRVYAQDIALFGYEFEA, encoded by the coding sequence ATGGCTCCTCAACTCCTCCGCAATTTATACCATACCGTCACCGACAAAGCGGCGTACCTGAAAGGCGTGTACGACATCCGCAAACACAAATTCTGGTTCATCGACATTCCGCGGACGTCTTCCAGTAGCATCAAGGTAGAACTGAGCCATCAATTTGGCCCTTCCTACGGAAAAACCAATCTGCTGGAAAAGAAATTTGCACAAAAAAGTGCGTTCAAAGACCACCGGACCGCCCAGGAAATGCAACAGGTGCTGGGACGCGCGTTGTGGGACGAGATTTTTAAATTCACCCTCGTGCGCAATCCGTGGGACCGGATGGTTTCGCTTTACGCGTACCGACGTAAAAAGGGCACGATTCCGCCGGACCTGAGTTTCCGAGATCTGGTGCTGCAATTCAATTCGCCCCGGTACATGCTGGCGCACGCACTACACGCCCGCCACTCGTATTACTACCCGCAGGTAGATTTTCTGCAAGATGCTCAGGGTAAGATGATGGTCGACTTCGTGGGGCGGTACGAAAACCGGGAGGAAGACCTGAAGGTGATTGCCGAGCGGCTGGGTTGCCCTGGCCTCGGCCGCCTGTTGCTGCAAAGTGCCAAGCCCACCAAGCACTACGCCACGTTTTACGACGAAGAGACGCGCGAGATTATCCGGCGGGTGTACGCGCAAGACATTGCCCTGTTCGGTTACGAGTTCGAAGCCTAA